From Cellulomonas dongxiuzhuiae, the proteins below share one genomic window:
- a CDS encoding GNAT family N-acetyltransferase, with protein sequence MLRDATGDDVDLLHDLLLEAFNWDGTQRFTRAGVMADAHTERYLGGWKRPDDFGLVATDDDGSPLGAVWARALPAATPGYGYVADDVPELGMAVARPHHGRGVGSALLAGCLEQARGLGRRALSLSVEDGNVAARALYARHGFVVVGRNGGSDTMLRKL encoded by the coding sequence ATGCTCCGCGATGCGACCGGCGACGACGTCGACCTGCTCCATGACCTGCTCCTCGAGGCGTTCAACTGGGACGGGACGCAGCGGTTCACCCGAGCTGGGGTCATGGCGGACGCCCACACCGAGCGCTACCTCGGAGGATGGAAGCGCCCGGACGACTTCGGGCTCGTCGCCACCGACGACGACGGATCCCCGCTCGGGGCCGTCTGGGCGCGCGCCCTGCCCGCCGCCACGCCGGGCTACGGCTACGTGGCGGACGACGTCCCGGAGCTCGGCATGGCCGTCGCCCGCCCTCACCACGGCCGGGGCGTCGGCTCCGCGCTGCTTGCCGGATGCCTCGAGCAGGCCCGCGGCCTCGGGCGGAGGGCGTTGAGTCTGAGCGTCGAGGACGGGAACGTCGCCGCTCGCGCCCTCTACGCCCGGCACGGGTTCGTGGTGGTCGGCCGCAACGGGGGCTCCGACACGATGCTGCGCAAGCTCTGA